A DNA window from bacterium contains the following coding sequences:
- a CDS encoding Gfo/Idh/MocA family oxidoreductase: protein MTMEPIRCALVGHGMIGREHARIIAAHPAAELVAVCDTDPDAGATVPEGTLFTTDLDVALDVEGLEALWVCTPQHLHLPVVEAGLIRGLHVFCEKPFASSLDDADRMMELDASTTGDLVIGHTLRFDPNYVAIHQAVTEGRLGDIVHISARWNAPDYEGRIISGRTTIPQEMAIHDLDVMRWLVGDIEHVYAEAAAHAVVGPGPDAAVGTVRFRSGAVGALDHNWILPFESGLRSDHRLAVFGTRGSAYIETRDSPAVVFSLDGLEHVHSGYYSYPNDIPFGALPSEDAFFLGRVRDGRDWPLTLHDARAALVAALAMDRSIAEGRVVSIAEVGG, encoded by the coding sequence ATGACCATGGAGCCGATCCGGTGCGCCCTGGTCGGGCACGGCATGATCGGCAGGGAACACGCCCGGATCATCGCCGCTCATCCGGCGGCGGAGTTGGTTGCAGTCTGCGATACCGACCCCGATGCCGGCGCCACCGTCCCGGAGGGAACCCTCTTCACGACCGACCTGGATGTTGCCCTGGATGTCGAGGGCCTCGAAGCGCTATGGGTTTGCACGCCCCAGCACTTGCATCTGCCGGTCGTCGAGGCCGGTCTGATCCGCGGCCTGCATGTCTTCTGTGAGAAGCCGTTCGCGTCCTCGCTGGATGACGCTGATCGCATGATGGAGCTCGATGCGTCGACCACCGGCGACCTGGTGATCGGCCATACATTGCGTTTCGACCCGAACTACGTCGCTATACACCAGGCCGTGACGGAGGGGCGGCTGGGTGACATAGTCCATATCTCGGCGCGCTGGAACGCGCCGGACTACGAGGGCAGGATCATCTCCGGCCGTACCACCATTCCCCAGGAAATGGCCATTCACGATCTCGACGTGATGCGCTGGCTGGTCGGGGACATCGAGCACGTCTACGCAGAGGCGGCCGCACATGCGGTGGTGGGACCGGGGCCGGATGCGGCGGTCGGCACGGTGCGGTTCCGTTCCGGCGCGGTCGGTGCCCTGGATCACAACTGGATCCTCCCCTTCGAATCCGGGCTGCGCTCCGACCACCGGTTGGCCGTCTTCGGGACCCGCGGTAGCGCGTACATCGAGACCCGCGACTCACCGGCGGTCGTCTTCAGCCTGGACGGTCTCGAGCATGTTCATTCGGGCTATTACTCCTACCCGAACGACATACCGTTCGGCGCCCTTCCCTCGGAGGACGCCTTCTTCCTCGGCCGGGTGCGGGACGGTAGGGACTGGCCGCTGACGCTGCACGACGCCCGGGCCGCTCTCGTAGCGGCCCTCGCGATGGACCGTTCGATAGCGGAGGGGCGCGTCGTCTCGATTGCCGAGGTCGGCGGCTGA
- a CDS encoding LLM class flavin-dependent oxidoreductase → MRAGVLIPQGWLGEYSGWATPRAFRRAVEVATRAEELGFESVWVNDHLTPEEPIRQAPLLESFVLLAGVASATRTIRMGHLVLCAGYRNPGMMLKMITTLDAASGGRVDLGLGAGWKRDDWVEYGYGDRDVGSRLRILEDHLEMAVTLRGPRTCEESLAASIRSNPAPVQEAMPIIVGGNGTEVTWRLAARYADELNVDGLLPHELEPLLPVLRSRCEEVGRDPDTLRVSAHYWYGNAAPPGPERVEHLAAYRALGVHRVMALPLGAAVGDEPLEAFADDALSAGVELG, encoded by the coding sequence ATGAGAGCCGGCGTGTTGATACCGCAGGGGTGGCTGGGGGAGTACTCGGGGTGGGCGACGCCGAGAGCCTTCCGGCGAGCCGTGGAGGTGGCGACCCGGGCCGAGGAACTGGGGTTCGAGTCGGTCTGGGTCAACGACCATCTAACGCCCGAGGAACCCATCCGCCAAGCCCCGCTCCTCGAGTCCTTCGTACTGCTCGCCGGTGTGGCATCCGCCACGAGGACAATCCGGATGGGCCATCTGGTCCTCTGCGCCGGGTATCGCAATCCGGGCATGATGCTGAAGATGATCACCACCCTGGATGCCGCCAGCGGTGGCCGGGTGGACCTCGGGCTCGGCGCCGGTTGGAAACGCGACGACTGGGTCGAGTACGGCTACGGGGATCGGGACGTCGGGTCCCGCCTGCGGATTCTCGAGGATCATCTGGAGATGGCGGTGACGCTACGCGGGCCTCGGACCTGCGAGGAGTCCCTCGCCGCCTCTATTCGATCCAATCCGGCTCCGGTCCAGGAGGCGATGCCGATCATCGTGGGGGGCAACGGAACCGAGGTCACCTGGAGGCTGGCGGCCCGGTACGCCGACGAACTGAACGTCGACGGGCTGCTTCCCCATGAGCTGGAGCCCTTGCTCCCGGTGCTCAGATCGAGATGCGAGGAGGTCGGGCGTGACCCTGACACCCTGCGAGTCTCGGCTCATTACTGGTACGGAAACGCCGCACCGCCGGGTCCGGAGCGTGTCGAGCATCTGGCCGCGTACCGGGCCTTGGGCGTCCACCGAGTGATGGCCCTCCCGCTCGGCGCGGCGGTCGGCGACGAGCCTCTGGAGGCTTTCGCGGACGACGCACTGTCAGCGGGCGTCGAGTTGGGCTGA
- a CDS encoding mandelate racemase/muconate lactonizing enzyme family protein: MRILDLVVDIVEWDVGTIPVVDERGCIGGRLRYGVIRVRTDPDLDATGLIGPLDGELVPCVAQLTDVIKPRLVGHRLAEPDQVWTRLDRWAGHGFPLHPAMAAVDIALWDALARARGLPLYALLGGQSREIPAVATSPPMHARPESVVEQVIEATESGFRAYKIHPGGVPESDAIRLAGMAREAVGPPVALMFDPNNSYDLTKALAVGRALDEAGFAWYEDPVAPDDWNSILRLAEAIRTPLAMSDAIGFLSHQARLALRLGAPQIVRVSARKLGITGLKALCDELTAAGMPFEIGFGGNPLANAANLHVASSVAGRAYYEHMLPARYHETGAVSPVRVSNGAAIASSRPGLGVGLDPDLVARHTVTRLG, from the coding sequence GTGCGGATACTTGACCTGGTGGTGGACATCGTCGAGTGGGACGTCGGAACTATCCCCGTAGTCGATGAACGTGGTTGCATCGGTGGCCGGCTCCGCTACGGGGTGATCCGCGTGCGGACCGACCCCGACCTCGACGCCACCGGGCTGATCGGCCCGCTCGACGGTGAACTCGTACCGTGCGTGGCGCAACTAACCGACGTGATCAAACCCCGGCTGGTCGGTCACCGGCTCGCCGAACCGGACCAGGTCTGGACCCGACTGGACCGATGGGCAGGGCACGGGTTCCCCCTCCATCCTGCGATGGCGGCCGTCGACATCGCCCTCTGGGATGCCCTTGCCAGAGCGAGGGGTCTGCCTCTCTACGCCCTGCTGGGAGGGCAGAGCCGGGAGATTCCCGCGGTGGCCACCTCTCCTCCCATGCACGCGCGACCGGAGTCAGTGGTCGAGCAGGTCATCGAGGCGACGGAGAGCGGCTTCAGGGCCTACAAGATCCATCCCGGCGGGGTGCCCGAATCCGACGCCATCCGGCTGGCCGGCATGGCGCGTGAGGCGGTCGGACCACCCGTCGCCCTGATGTTCGACCCCAACAATTCGTACGACCTCACCAAGGCTCTGGCCGTCGGCAGAGCGCTCGACGAGGCCGGATTCGCGTGGTACGAGGACCCGGTGGCGCCGGACGACTGGAATAGCATCCTCCGGCTGGCCGAAGCGATCCGGACGCCGCTCGCGATGAGCGATGCGATCGGGTTCCTCTCCCATCAGGCCCGCCTCGCCCTACGGTTGGGAGCCCCCCAGATTGTCCGGGTCAGTGCCCGCAAACTGGGCATCACAGGGTTGAAGGCGCTCTGCGACGAGCTCACGGCGGCCGGAATGCCGTTCGAGATCGGGTTCGGGGGCAACCCGCTCGCCAATGCGGCCAACCTGCACGTCGCCTCCAGCGTTGCCGGACGTGCTTACTATGAACACATGCTCCCGGCCCGATACCACGAGACCGGCGCCGTATCGCCGGTCCGGGTGAGCAACGGCGCTGCCATCGCCTCGTCCAGGCCCGGGCTCGGTGTCGGACTGGACCCGGACCTCGTGGCCCGGCACACCGTCACGAGGCTCGGCTGA
- a CDS encoding acetamidase/formamidase family protein, translated as MRHITRDIVSYYYEVADPPRLDVAPGETVVFETWDARAGALLDRPPSVPFKLPLPTPGRGNPLTGPLAVRGAEPGDALVIRIDRIELLSPGWCGGHAHVGPFPEGRVPSPVGRVCPIEDGLIRYSEGVLLPVNPMVGCIGTAVPGDAPQAGIPGRHGGNLDHPVIAEGTTVMLPVFSEGGLLYVGDVHATQGDGELSGVAVETPAEVTVKVDLWKGARLRWPWAVTEDAVMVMTAHLEFERAREEAVEAMFQILETQLGLEPGDAIALISVAGDLRIGQAFGAMELTLRLEMPRSLGIVPA; from the coding sequence ATGCGGCACATCACCCGCGACATCGTCTCTTACTACTACGAGGTCGCCGATCCCCCGCGGCTGGATGTCGCGCCCGGCGAGACGGTGGTCTTCGAGACCTGGGACGCCAGGGCAGGCGCACTGCTCGACCGCCCTCCGAGCGTCCCCTTCAAGCTACCCCTGCCGACTCCCGGCCGCGGCAATCCGCTGACCGGGCCGCTTGCAGTGCGGGGAGCCGAGCCGGGCGACGCCCTCGTGATCCGTATCGATCGTATCGAGTTGCTCTCCCCCGGGTGGTGCGGTGGCCATGCCCATGTCGGACCGTTCCCCGAGGGTCGGGTTCCCAGTCCGGTCGGCCGGGTGTGCCCGATCGAGGATGGTCTCATCCGGTATTCGGAAGGCGTGCTCCTACCGGTGAACCCGATGGTCGGGTGCATCGGCACCGCCGTCCCGGGTGACGCACCCCAGGCCGGCATTCCCGGACGGCACGGTGGCAATCTCGACCACCCGGTGATTGCCGAGGGAACCACCGTCATGCTTCCGGTCTTCTCGGAGGGTGGGCTGCTCTATGTGGGCGACGTCCACGCCACCCAGGGCGACGGGGAGTTGTCCGGCGTCGCCGTGGAGACCCCGGCTGAGGTCACCGTCAAGGTGGACCTCTGGAAAGGGGCTCGGCTCCGATGGCCCTGGGCCGTCACCGAGGACGCCGTGATGGTGATGACCGCGCATCTCGAGTTCGAGCGCGCCCGCGAGGAAGCGGTCGAGGCGATGTTCCAGATACTCGAGACGCAGCTGGGATTGGAGCCGGGGGATGCCATCGCCCTCATCTCGGTGGCTGGAGACCTCCGGATCGGCCAGGCGTTCGGGGCCATGGAGTTGACCCTGCGGCTCGAGATGCCGCGATCACTGGGGATCGTTCCCGCTTAG
- a CDS encoding amidohydrolase family protein yields the protein MSRTLIAGGTVLANGDLGTIADGALVVEDGIIIEVGERTRLEAHGPFETELGGTDRMILPGFVNGHYHTECWTAPGLLGSLFELDNLYMGSGLIDTTEEIIELLATYGLIHAAKGGQTTLIDTFYGRPWIHLLGAEAALRAYDAVGLRVALGITMRDQNTYAHEDDEKFLARLPAAIAEEVRNSPLGYAWPIEDQFRVFDQLYREWDGRRGRSRIILAPDWTPVCSDDLYRRCRRAADEYGTTITTHALETRSELMWTVENVGPSGMRRLEELGVLGEDVTLSHFVWATDEDIAVVAGSGAVPVHCPGSNLRSSTGICRVRDVLSAGGSLSIGTDGIASGDREDMIGEVRLASYLQRDAGDITSGPIPGETLLRAATEGAAVPAGFGGEVGRLAPGYQADLVCFRTDRIGFPAARYARTPAPDLLVERADAGDIEFVMVGGEMVVRDGEVLLVDEQRIIDRINELAEDLYKPTAEARRRRELADLMTTHIEEICRRWYQIPVHRPATIMNTRRAPGA from the coding sequence ATGTCCCGGACCCTGATAGCGGGCGGCACCGTGCTGGCGAACGGGGACCTGGGAACCATTGCGGACGGCGCCCTGGTGGTCGAGGACGGGATCATCATCGAAGTGGGGGAGAGGACCCGTCTCGAGGCGCACGGTCCCTTCGAGACCGAATTGGGCGGCACCGACCGGATGATCCTTCCCGGTTTCGTGAACGGCCACTACCACACCGAATGCTGGACCGCCCCGGGGCTCCTAGGAAGCCTGTTCGAGCTGGACAATCTCTACATGGGCTCGGGGCTAATCGACACCACCGAGGAGATCATCGAGCTGCTGGCCACCTACGGGCTGATCCATGCGGCCAAGGGGGGCCAGACCACCCTGATCGACACCTTCTACGGTCGGCCCTGGATACACCTTCTGGGTGCCGAGGCCGCGCTCCGGGCCTACGACGCGGTCGGGCTGCGCGTGGCGCTCGGGATCACCATGAGGGACCAGAACACGTATGCCCATGAGGATGACGAGAAATTCCTGGCCCGTCTCCCGGCCGCCATCGCGGAGGAGGTGCGGAACTCGCCCCTCGGTTACGCCTGGCCGATCGAGGATCAGTTCCGGGTTTTCGACCAGCTGTACCGGGAGTGGGACGGGCGCAGGGGACGATCCCGCATCATCCTGGCCCCGGACTGGACTCCGGTCTGCTCGGACGATCTGTACAGACGCTGCCGCCGGGCGGCCGATGAGTACGGCACGACGATCACCACCCACGCGCTGGAGACGCGCTCCGAACTGATGTGGACCGTGGAGAACGTGGGTCCGTCGGGGATGCGCCGCCTTGAGGAACTAGGCGTGCTCGGCGAGGACGTCACCCTGTCGCACTTCGTGTGGGCCACCGACGAGGACATAGCGGTCGTCGCCGGTAGCGGGGCGGTGCCCGTGCACTGCCCCGGCTCGAACCTTCGTTCCTCGACGGGCATCTGCCGGGTGCGGGACGTCCTCTCGGCGGGCGGTTCGCTCAGCATCGGCACCGATGGCATCGCTTCCGGGGACCGCGAGGACATGATCGGCGAGGTGAGGCTGGCGAGCTACTTGCAGCGGGACGCCGGTGACATCACCTCCGGCCCGATCCCGGGGGAGACTCTGCTCCGGGCCGCCACCGAGGGCGCCGCCGTGCCGGCGGGGTTCGGAGGAGAGGTAGGAAGGTTGGCCCCCGGCTACCAGGCCGATCTCGTCTGCTTCCGCACCGACCGGATCGGTTTCCCGGCCGCCCGCTACGCCAGGACCCCGGCACCGGATCTCCTGGTGGAGCGGGCCGACGCCGGCGACATAGAGTTCGTCATGGTGGGTGGTGAGATGGTGGTACGGGACGGGGAGGTCCTGCTGGTGGACGAGCAACGGATCATCGACCGCATCAACGAACTCGCAGAGGATCTCTACAAGCCCACCGCAGAGGCCCGCCGGCGGCGGGAACTAGCCGATCTCATGACCACCCACATAGAGGAGATCTGCCGGCGCTGGTACCAGATACCCGTCCACCGTCCGGCCACCATCATGAACACCCGCAGGGCTCCAGGTGCGTGA
- a CDS encoding Zn-dependent alcohol dehydrogenase — protein MKAAVLRSIPGRLGIEDVAVDTPAPREVLVRTVAAGVCRSDHHYLVGHYTTPLPTVMGHEASGIVEAVGEDVRYVAPGDHVVACLMVFCGRCEWCLAGRMALCQQEGTMRDGGRPRLSRSGEEIHPYWGVGAFAEMMLVHEHAVTRIDRDIPLLSASTVGCAVITGLGSVFNTAGVRPGATVAVIGAGGVGLNVIQGSAVAGAGRIVAIDVFPGKAESARKFGATDVIISRDPVDELMEITHGGVDYAFDAIGQKTTAEHAFASLRPGGTAVLIGMIPEGVDISLPGVDFLYEKTVKGSNMGSTRTRTDIPRYLELYRQGMIKLDELVGRTRPIDEIGIAMDDLEHGTVARSVITFDGEA, from the coding sequence ATGAAAGCAGCAGTTCTCAGGTCCATCCCGGGCCGGCTCGGAATCGAAGATGTCGCGGTCGACACCCCGGCTCCGCGCGAGGTACTGGTCAGGACCGTCGCCGCCGGTGTCTGTCGATCGGATCACCACTATCTCGTGGGCCACTACACGACCCCGCTGCCCACCGTGATGGGCCACGAGGCATCGGGGATCGTGGAAGCTGTCGGTGAGGACGTGAGGTACGTGGCTCCGGGGGATCATGTCGTGGCCTGCCTCATGGTCTTCTGCGGCCGTTGCGAGTGGTGCCTGGCCGGCAGGATGGCTCTCTGCCAGCAGGAGGGCACGATGCGCGATGGCGGCCGCCCGCGCCTGTCGCGGTCCGGGGAGGAGATACATCCTTACTGGGGCGTTGGGGCGTTCGCGGAGATGATGCTCGTCCACGAACACGCCGTGACCAGGATCGATCGGGACATACCCTTGCTCAGCGCGTCGACGGTCGGATGTGCGGTGATCACCGGCCTGGGCTCGGTCTTCAACACCGCCGGCGTGAGGCCCGGCGCCACCGTGGCGGTGATAGGCGCTGGCGGGGTCGGGCTGAACGTCATCCAGGGAAGCGCGGTCGCGGGTGCGGGCCGGATCGTCGCCATCGACGTGTTCCCGGGCAAGGCGGAGTCCGCTCGAAAGTTCGGCGCCACCGACGTCATCATCTCGCGTGACCCGGTGGACGAGTTGATGGAGATCACGCACGGGGGCGTCGACTATGCGTTTGACGCCATAGGGCAGAAGACGACCGCCGAGCATGCATTCGCGTCGCTACGGCCCGGGGGTACGGCCGTGCTGATCGGGATGATCCCCGAGGGAGTCGACATCTCGCTGCCGGGCGTTGACTTCCTCTACGAGAAGACGGTGAAGGGCTCGAACATGGGATCGACCCGGACCCGGACCGATATTCCCAGGTACTTGGAGCTCTACCGCCAGGGCATGATCAAGCTGGACGAACTCGTCGGACGGACCCGACCCATCGATGAGATCGGGATCGCCATGGACGACCTCGAACACGGGACCGTGGCCCGCTCCGTCATCACCTTCGATGGGGAGGCGTGA
- a CDS encoding xanthine dehydrogenase family protein molybdopterin-binding subunit has translation MTGGHRDRIASLIGAPLTRREDPQLLTGSGEYLADVRLPGTLDAAFVRSPYAHAILRGVDPREAGGLDGVRAVLTAVTLPDHAPLVDSVAIEGLAKTPQPPLAGDRVRYVGEPVALVVAKDRYAAEDGADFVFLDFEKLPAVTDARTAARSGAPLLFPGLGSNVVFREVKRFGDPEKESASDHRVYRSEFHGGRATAVPMETRGCLASYDAGRGRLTVWSSTQGHHLLRRRLAVSTGVPESRVRVIVPDVGGGFGQKIPAAPEEVAVALASMALERPVRWIEDRRENLVAAPQAKEQIVSLEISVDETGRFRTMRARIIGDAGAYSHNSASALIEPYLSALLVPSLYRIDHYECEILAVLTNKAPASPYRGVGWTASHTARELLIDHIAREEGRDPAELRRMNMIRSEETPYTNVTGMVYDSGSFRESMHEALEMACYHSFRQQQESDMYPRRRGIGISPYVEPNGWGSAGAAQSHWVFASHDAARVTMDSTGHVTVSVGTPTQGQGHETTLVQLASAALGIPPETIEVRSDDTDATPPSIAGTRASRTAVVTGGAVVLASEDVRSKLLRIAGHLLEASERDLDISDGVVHVAGDRSAGMAVERVAAAAYFDPAVRVAEPEPTLSSQRFHDPGATYSNGCVVATVELDLETGSVTVVDLVAVEDCGRVINPLIVEGQLHGAAAQALGYALQERVAYSADGQVLTSSLMDYLIPTCAEVPTIRIGHIESPSPNTVLGVKGMGESGMIAVPAAIANAVADALPGHPIVDRLPLTPGLVAHLASPPAGEQEP, from the coding sequence ATGACGGGTGGCCACAGGGATCGAATCGCCTCCCTGATCGGCGCGCCGCTTACCCGCAGGGAGGATCCCCAGCTTCTCACCGGTTCGGGCGAGTACCTGGCCGATGTTCGCCTCCCGGGGACTCTCGACGCAGCCTTCGTGAGATCGCCGTACGCACATGCCATCCTGCGTGGGGTCGATCCGCGGGAAGCGGGCGGGCTCGACGGTGTTCGAGCCGTGCTGACGGCGGTGACGCTCCCGGATCACGCTCCGCTGGTGGATTCCGTAGCCATCGAGGGACTCGCCAAGACCCCGCAGCCGCCGCTCGCCGGAGACCGGGTCCGCTACGTCGGCGAGCCGGTCGCCCTCGTGGTTGCGAAGGACCGCTACGCCGCCGAGGACGGGGCAGACTTCGTCTTCCTCGACTTCGAGAAGCTTCCCGCGGTAACCGACGCACGAACCGCCGCCCGCAGCGGCGCACCGTTGCTCTTCCCCGGGCTCGGCTCGAATGTCGTCTTCAGGGAGGTGAAAAGGTTCGGGGATCCGGAAAAGGAGTCAGCATCAGACCACCGGGTGTACAGATCCGAGTTCCATGGAGGACGGGCAACGGCGGTTCCCATGGAGACACGCGGCTGCCTGGCCTCCTACGACGCCGGCCGGGGGCGGCTGACGGTGTGGTCCTCGACCCAGGGCCATCACCTGCTACGCCGTCGCCTGGCCGTCAGCACCGGCGTCCCCGAGTCAAGGGTGCGGGTGATCGTCCCTGACGTCGGGGGAGGCTTCGGCCAGAAGATCCCTGCGGCGCCGGAGGAGGTAGCGGTCGCCCTGGCGTCGATGGCACTGGAACGCCCCGTGAGGTGGATCGAGGACCGGCGGGAGAATCTGGTCGCCGCCCCGCAGGCCAAGGAACAGATCGTGTCCCTGGAGATCAGCGTCGACGAAACCGGCCGATTCCGGACGATGCGCGCCAGGATCATCGGGGACGCCGGCGCCTACTCCCACAACAGCGCCAGCGCGCTCATCGAACCGTATCTGTCGGCGCTGCTCGTCCCGAGCCTCTACAGGATCGATCACTACGAATGCGAGATCCTGGCAGTCCTCACCAACAAGGCGCCGGCATCCCCGTACCGAGGGGTGGGATGGACCGCCTCCCACACCGCCCGCGAGCTGCTCATAGATCACATAGCCCGTGAGGAAGGACGGGATCCGGCGGAGCTGCGGCGCATGAATATGATCCGATCGGAGGAGACGCCCTACACCAACGTCACGGGCATGGTCTATGACAGCGGATCGTTTCGCGAATCCATGCACGAGGCCCTGGAGATGGCCTGCTACCACTCGTTCCGTCAGCAGCAGGAAAGCGACATGTACCCGCGCCGGCGCGGGATCGGCATCAGCCCGTACGTCGAGCCGAACGGATGGGGAAGCGCCGGCGCGGCCCAGTCCCACTGGGTCTTCGCCTCCCACGATGCCGCTCGTGTCACCATGGACTCCACCGGACATGTCACGGTGTCGGTCGGGACACCCACCCAGGGCCAGGGCCACGAGACGACACTGGTCCAACTGGCATCCGCCGCCCTGGGTATCCCCCCGGAGACCATCGAGGTAAGGAGTGACGACACCGACGCCACCCCACCGAGCATCGCCGGCACGCGTGCCTCGCGCACTGCCGTCGTGACGGGCGGAGCGGTGGTCCTGGCATCCGAGGACGTGCGGTCGAAGCTGTTGCGGATCGCCGGCCATCTGCTGGAGGCGTCCGAACGGGATCTCGACATCAGTGATGGGGTCGTGCACGTGGCCGGTGACCGGTCTGCCGGGATGGCCGTGGAGCGCGTGGCTGCGGCCGCCTATTTCGACCCTGCGGTGCGCGTCGCAGAACCCGAGCCGACGCTCAGCTCGCAACGCTTCCACGACCCTGGCGCCACCTATTCGAACGGCTGCGTGGTGGCCACGGTAGAGCTCGACCTGGAGACCGGCTCCGTCACGGTCGTCGACCTGGTCGCTGTCGAGGACTGCGGCCGGGTGATCAACCCGTTGATCGTGGAGGGCCAACTTCACGGCGCCGCGGCACAGGCCCTGGGATACGCCTTGCAGGAACGAGTGGCATACAGCGCCGATGGACAGGTACTGACCAGCAGCCTCATGGACTACCTGATCCCCACTTGCGCCGAGGTGCCGACCATCCGGATCGGTCACATCGAGTCTCCCTCGCCCAACACGGTATTGGGAGTGAAGGGGATGGGGGAATCGGGGATGATCGCCGTGCCGGCGGCCATAGCCAACGCGGTCGCCGACGCCCTCCCCGGTCATCCGATAGTCGACCGCCTCCCTCTCACCCCCGGCCTGGTAGCCCACCTCGCATCTCCCCCTGCGGGCGAGCAGGAGCCGTAG
- a CDS encoding dihydrodipicolinate synthase family protein, translating to MPDELAGVFPVFQTPFLADDTIDWKSLEYEIRWMHDHGVDGIVMAMVSETLRLSGKERRDLAEAACEIGLAYGPVVVSVGAESTKVAVDYALHAERSGASALMAIPPTTVPSLEDELAAYYRALLGATAAPVVIQDASGYVGAPMSIGLQAELLDEYPGRVLFKPEAVPIGPRLTELREATGGAARVFEGSGGIALVDSYRRGVIGTMPGAEVCWALVALWDALRRGDRQRIDAINGPLTALISLQTGLDGFIAVEKHLLVRQGVFRSARVRGPVGYRLDPETRLEVDRRFDLLREAVGGRSL from the coding sequence ATGCCCGACGAACTCGCCGGGGTCTTTCCCGTATTCCAGACCCCCTTCCTGGCCGACGACACGATCGATTGGAAAAGCCTCGAATACGAGATCCGCTGGATGCACGATCACGGCGTGGACGGCATCGTCATGGCCATGGTTTCCGAAACACTGAGGCTATCCGGGAAGGAGCGGCGGGACCTCGCGGAGGCGGCGTGCGAGATCGGCTTGGCGTACGGGCCGGTCGTTGTCAGCGTGGGAGCGGAGAGCACCAAGGTGGCTGTCGACTACGCGCTCCATGCCGAGCGTTCCGGGGCTTCCGCCCTCATGGCGATACCACCCACGACCGTTCCGAGCCTGGAGGACGAACTCGCCGCCTACTACCGCGCCCTGCTGGGGGCCACCGCAGCGCCGGTCGTGATCCAGGACGCCAGTGGTTACGTGGGCGCGCCGATGTCGATCGGCCTGCAGGCCGAACTGCTCGATGAATATCCGGGACGGGTGCTGTTCAAGCCGGAGGCTGTACCTATCGGGCCGCGGCTGACCGAACTGCGGGAGGCCACCGGGGGAGCGGCCCGCGTGTTCGAGGGCTCCGGAGGGATCGCACTGGTCGACAGCTACCGCCGGGGCGTCATTGGGACCATGCCGGGCGCCGAGGTCTGCTGGGCCCTGGTCGCCCTGTGGGATGCGCTCCGGCGCGGCGACCGGCAGCGGATCGACGCGATCAACGGACCGCTCACGGCCCTGATCTCCTTGCAGACCGGGCTCGACGGCTTCATCGCCGTGGAGAAGCACCTGCTGGTGCGGCAGGGTGTCTTCAGGAGTGCCCGGGTCCGCGGACCGGTGGGCTACCGGCTCGACCCGGAGACCAGGCTAGAGGTGGACCGTCGCTTTGACCTGCTCCGCGAAGCGGTCGGCGGCCGCTCCCTGTAG